CGCGGCAAACAGCCCCACATCGAACAGCCATCTCGCATGGTTGCCAAGCAGAGGTTCGAGCTGCCGCGCGGCGTCGGCAAGGTTCGTGAATCCGGCGTCACTCCTGAAGAAAGCGGCGGCGGCCGTGGCCATCACGGCGGCGGTCACCAATCCGCCCAAGCCCACACTGAGAATCGTGTCGCCGCGGCTTTGCTGGATCGCGTCGCGAACGGTTTCGTCGCTGACGGATTCCTTCTCGCCGGACCATTTTTCGGCCGATGCGGTGGCGTGAAGAAACAGGTTGTAGGGCACAACCGTCGTGCCGATGATCGCCAAGACTTCTTTCAATCCGCCATCGGGAATGGTCGGCTTGATCCATCCCAGCGCGAACGATCGCCAATCGATCGGAACACTGAACGCGGTCAACAAAAACACGCTGCTCATCGTCACCACCAACGCAACCAAAATCCGCTGAAGCGATCGATAGTGTCCGATCATCAAGATGCCCCAGGCTGCCAAGCCGATCACGATCGACACGACAGCTTGATGCTGCATTCCCGTTGCGGCTGAAATACCCACCGCGGCACCGGCGATATTGCCCGCTTGGTAGGCAGCGTTTCCGACGATGATTGCCGAGACGACCAGCACAATGGCCAATCCCCGGGCGAACGCGTTACGGATGGTTGGACGGATCGCCTCTCCCAAACCACGTCCGGTGACGATCCCCAATCGCGACGCCATTTCTTGAAAAACGATCGTCGCGATCACGGAGAAACCAACCGCCCACAACAGCGTGTGGCCAAAGTTGGCA
The nucleotide sequence above comes from Rhodopirellula bahusiensis. Encoded proteins:
- a CDS encoding Nramp family divalent metal transporter, yielding MKIPKFFRRFGPGLLVTAAFIGPGTVTKATTAGANFGHTLLWAVGFSVIATIVFQEMASRLGIVTGRGLGEAIRPTIRNAFARGLAIVLVVSAIIVGNAAYQAGNIAGAAVGISAATGMQHQAVVSIVIGLAAWGILMIGHYRSLQRILVALVVTMSSVFLLTAFSVPIDWRSFALGWIKPTIPDGGLKEVLAIIGTTVVPYNLFLHATASAEKWSGEKESVSDETVRDAIQQSRGDTILSVGLGGLVTAAVMATAAAAFFRSDAGFTNLADAARQLEPLLGNHARWLFDVGLFAAGLTSTITAPLAAAYAAAGCFGWPIDLKDWRLRTVFTTVIVFGTSFAASGSKPTDIITFAQVANGLLLPLLAIFLLAVMNNAALLGKHRNHWIANTLGVLTVVVVTVLGLRSLVSVFFSG